Part of the Quercus robur chromosome 5, dhQueRobu3.1, whole genome shotgun sequence genome, CCATCAGCCCACTCACATCAATTCATACATTAAGCCAGCACCAACCAGCCCAATGTCTTGCACAGCATATCATCAACATCAGCAGCCCAGCACTGCCTTGCACACAAGCCACCAAGCCCACATACGAAGCAACCAATAACCAAGCCATCATGCCATGCACTACCACGTAGGGTCAGCACCACCTGCTGCTGCCCATCATCAACAAACCGTTGCTGCCCACCATGGCCCTcctctgccatggccttggggCATCATGTGGAGCAAGGTGCCTCCACATGCTGCCCCTCATCATGCTCATCAAACTGATCCCAGCAGGAGGACTGGGCTTGTCCCCCTTAAAGAGCACTTAGGAGCTTCACTAGATAGGCATGAGGAGCCATTGGTGTCTTGAGAAAACATTGAGCCATGTGACTGGCCTGATGTTGTCCAAGCACTCCACTTCCTCATGCCATCATCAGCAACTTGCAAAGCTCCTAACACCCACTCATCATGACTTTCCAGTTTCATCATCAAACACCTTTTGCGTTTTGCCCAGTAAAATGATGCCCAAATAAAGGCCTTCACACCGCAACtttgagtatatatataaactatttttaacTCAATGCACATTCCACATTAACCATTACAGAAAGGAATGACATTCTCCCACCCAACTCTggcttaaaataaaaacataaggattctatttgataaaattaaaaatactaaaacctAATTTAAACTAAAGCTGGTTTCAAAAGCCATTTACGTTGTAATAAGCATGAAGCCCCTAAAGTCATCTCGGATGTTTGCGCAAGGCTGATCGCATTATTATAGATGTCTTTGTTTGATTTAATGAAGTTTGTaggttatcaaaaaaataaaaataaaaagagctggtttcagaaaaaaaaaaaaaatatatatatatatatatatacatatatatttatttataacagaggtaaattttattgcaaaaaagaaaagaaaagaaggaaagtaaattctatgattttttttttaatttctcaaaaaatgaaactatatattttttgggtaataacCAATAGATCAAAACCCACTTCATGTTCAAAGTCAGATCCCCCCACGCACGCGCGGGGGGTGGGGGGTGTAGTGAATCTACTAGCCTGCCAAAATCGACATGATCCAACCAAATCTATTGGGTTGGATTAGTTTTTAAaggttggtgggttgggttcataactttttttaatagtgggtcgggttgggtttgggccATAAGATTCACAAATATGTCTAATTCAACTTGACCCAcctatatttattatatatttaaaatatatatatatatatattacacaattttattatttacttttttgcccttcttactaaataaaacccaaacctTAAATTCTCCTCAtatagtttgtgtttgtttagTATTATGCTCataattatttgattataaCTTTGTTCTTATTTGTAGTAGTGTTATTCtaatgctcaatttaataataataataataataataatagtaattatttttttttttaacccatgggttcaactcGACCCAACACAATCTACGTGGATTGAGTTGAGGTAGATTAGGTTGAACCCCTATGATGAGTTAGCTTTTTTGTTAACCTACCATGATGGGTTGGATTGAAAAAACTCTTAACCCGATCCATGCATACCAAGTATCCCATTTAAACCGTTAAaggaaaaaaaccaaagaaaaggaaaagttttttatttttttttggggaaaagaaaagaaaaagttacaggtcgattaatatttaaattttactgGTACATTGCACTTGCAAAATGCAAAATGCAAATTGCATTACCCTCAGGCTTTGGTTTATTTTGCCTTTGCTCGTTCATTCCTTCCAACCGCAAGAACCAATTCGAAACCGCCTGTTATTTCTTTCTTGTGAACTGTGAGTCAGTGAGTGACGCACACACCGCAGCAGAGGCCACAGAGTTGAGCAAtcccaaaaatcccaaaatcccaaaatctctcttctcttctcttctcacaTGGTGTGGATAAAGCAAACCTAGGAAGAAGCAACtctatttgaatctaacaatCTTGAACAACAGCTTCAATGAGTAACACAAATCTCTCACCGCCACAACCGCCGGAAGAAGATGCTTGGATTCACACTTATCACAAATTGCTTCCTCATTGGCAATCCCAATCCCAATCTCTCTATCAATCTTATCaggttctttttttattttaattctctCTGTTTTGCCCTTACATCAATTCAATTATTATTTCTCTTCTGCAAATTTAGGGTTCTGTTTGTTTTGAgagaaatataaattttttttttttggaggaaaactTTTTCCAGAGAAAGAATTTACGTAACGTTTTGGTTTTTGCAGAAATAATTACTGGTTAATATAATTggaaatacttagtattctctgAATTAATTTTCTATTGAAATAATGGAggcccttttttttcttcttctagtgTATGGAACTTATATTGAAATAAATGGAGCCAATAAGAATAAGGAATTGTGTATAGAGATATATTTTGCAATAGAAATATTCGTTGGAATAAATGAACCTTTAACTTGATAATTTATTGCATGTCTcgaaaaaatttaaatcttgCTTATGTGAATTTAACATTTATACGTATAATTCATATCCTTGTTTTGGTTGTttcgaaaaaaagagagaattatTTGATTGTTTTATTGATCTCTATGGAATTCTATTGAAGTTAACAAATCCCATAGTgggttttgttaaatttttaaaatttatttatctatttaattGTGTGTTTTGTTCCTCGGCTCTTtatttgtggatttttttttttttttttttttttttttttttttgcagtcaACAATCCCAATTTCAATCTCGAGAGTAAATCAAGTCGATGCAGCAAGACTGGACGTTGAAATGTCGGCCATGTTAAAAGAACAGTTGGTTAAAGTCTTCTCTTTGATGAAGGTATACCTTGTAATTTATTGCAATATCATTAAGTAAATTGGTAACATATCCATTGGTATTCATATGAATTAAGGTGATTTTGTTATATGGTTATGAAGTTGCTTGGGGAGTATTTAAAACGTTTGCTTCATTTTATTGGGATTAGCCAGGAATGTTATTTCAATACGAAGCAGAGCTCGATGCTTTCCTTGAGTTTCTTATTTGGCGGTTCTCAATTTGGGTAGATAAGCCTACTCCCGGGATTGCTCTCATGAATTTGAGGTACAGAGATGAACGTGCAGTGGAGCCAAGAGGAAAAGGTAAGATGGTCTGAACATCTCCTGTAAACACTGCCTCTCGGTTTTATTTGGTAATTTCTGATTCCTAATTTTAATACCACTAGATTGCTTACACTGATAAGAAACTAGAGTCGAAGCTTTATGTTACAATCCTTGTGGTTGCAGCACCAACTTATATGATTGTGGCTTGAAATGAATCTGATTAATATTCTTGTTAAGGTGGTTGACACAAAAGGAGTTGTCTTTCTTTAAACTCTTTATCCATTTCTTAGTTATAAAGCTTATCATAGGAATACAAATCATAATTTATATTCGGCTGTCAAATAACTATTAGTATTTGTGGAGTTCTACAAAAGACTTCGTTCCTCGGTATGGTACTAATGTTCTATACATTTATATGACAATGTAAATCAACGTGTATATAGAACTTTGGTCAAACAAGCATGTTCAACACttttctataaaaaaacaaTAGGATTGAAGCTCCTAGTAGTAGGTCTTATGTGGAGATCAGACTGTTCTAGTGTTCCATTACTGACTGATCAGAACACTGTTATGGTTTTTCTAGTAGCTGTTTAAACTTTGGTTTGGtctagttctctctctctctcaaaaaatagCGCACCCTATTATTTTTGTAAGTAATGAAGCTTTATTGAAAGAAATTAGAGGGCATACCAATTACATGGATAGTATGCATGAGCAACATTAGAAGGAAAAAATCTAGATCTAAGATTACTACTgtccatattttttttggtttaccaTTACCAATTATTCAGCCTTATCTACCCATATGTGATATGTATGACTTATATGTTGTACTTACGTGTTTTGCATGTCTTTCCATACAGTCAGAACTGGTCTAGAAGGACCTGGACTTACTGTGGCTCAGAAGATTTGGTATTGTGTTGCCACTGTTGGTGGCCAATACATGTGGGCTCGTTTACAGTCATTCTCTGCTTTTCGTAGATGGGGTGATTCTGAGCAGGTATGGTTTCCTTTGACCTCTTTGCTCAACCTCCCCCCACTGCACGTCTAGATTTTCGGAATTAAAGGTGGATTGAACTGGCACTGATTTGTAAGTGCATTTCTCTCAGAGGCCATTGGCACGGCGAGCATGGATGTTGATACAACGTATAGAAGGATTATATAAAGCTGCCTCATTTGGCAATCTTCTCATATTTCTTTATACAGGAAGGTATGATCTCAAGCATCAAGCCATTCTCTTACTGGATTTTTTCTTGAACCTAGTACAAAGAGAGTATTGTTAATCCTGAAATCCATTACAAAGAGAATACTGCATGGATCAA contains:
- the LOC126725426 gene encoding peroxisome biogenesis protein 2, producing the protein MSNTNLSPPQPPEEDAWIHTYHKLLPHWQSQSQSLYQSYQSTIPISISRVNQVDAARLDVEMSAMLKEQLVKVFSLMKPGMLFQYEAELDAFLEFLIWRFSIWVDKPTPGIALMNLRYRDERAVEPRGKVRTGLEGPGLTVAQKIWYCVATVGGQYMWARLQSFSAFRRWGDSEQRPLARRAWMLIQRIEGLYKAASFGNLLIFLYTGRFRNLIERALKARLVYGSPNMNRAVSFEYMNRQLVWNEFSEMLLLLLPLLNSSSIRNLLSPFSKDKASSSAEDDTACPICLASPTIPFLALPCQHRYCYYCLRTRCAATPSFRCSRCSELVTAMQRHSSVNNLDPKQ